The Kiritimatiellia bacterium genome has a window encoding:
- a CDS encoding DUF4832 domain-containing protein, with the protein MNAGRPNRLPPRFAGRRVWRRAIATALAAASCGVLRAAVFDLRPDWDETAPLPNPDKGWYHHFYDNSLEKYLAERDEELAEFPGMDHVYLRLAWSYLEPAEGQFNWLVLDEPIARWTSRGLGIAFRISCKETAGRNRPEQIFATPRWVRDAGVPGQHCFHGKQGPPDWPWEPDYGHPVFLKKLDAFLAAFAARYDGRPWVRYVDIGSFGDWGEGHTWAGSRRKFGYDVLARHVDLHLKHFRRSQLVISDDYVASLESPDDRRRFHEKILRSGISYRDDSILVEGYVWSLMTNYTVRMPHLFADVAPHRPTVLELEHYGHVKRVGNWIPRPGSPLGERGGGLTGADVLRRALELLRATWIGYHGYAREWLADNPALTVELLNRCGYWYFPSHVEVAEPLRPGGTNRVAMTWFNRGVARAYREYELCFRLQGSATCTTTVAAGNSRWLPNGPADGWPEQYALVLPADLPAGRYELQFKLHAPVASRDVVLPLRPARHRPGGFYAIGEIEVGR; encoded by the coding sequence ATGAACGCGGGCCGACCAAACCGACTGCCGCCGCGTTTCGCCGGCCGCCGCGTATGGCGGCGGGCGATCGCCACAGCCCTGGCCGCCGCCAGCTGTGGTGTGCTTCGCGCCGCGGTTTTCGATTTGCGACCCGACTGGGATGAAACCGCGCCGCTGCCGAACCCCGACAAGGGCTGGTACCACCACTTTTACGACAACAGCCTCGAGAAATACCTCGCGGAGCGGGACGAGGAGCTCGCCGAGTTTCCCGGCATGGATCACGTCTACCTGCGGCTGGCCTGGTCATATCTGGAACCGGCCGAGGGGCAGTTCAACTGGCTCGTGCTCGACGAGCCGATCGCCCGCTGGACGTCCCGAGGGCTGGGCATTGCGTTCCGGATCTCATGCAAAGAAACCGCCGGCCGCAACCGGCCCGAACAAATCTTTGCAACGCCACGGTGGGTCCGAGATGCCGGCGTCCCCGGCCAGCACTGCTTCCACGGCAAGCAAGGCCCCCCGGATTGGCCCTGGGAGCCGGACTACGGTCATCCGGTGTTTCTGAAAAAACTAGACGCGTTTCTGGCCGCTTTCGCGGCGCGCTACGACGGCCGGCCGTGGGTGCGCTATGTGGACATTGGCAGCTTTGGTGATTGGGGTGAGGGGCACACCTGGGCCGGCAGCCGCCGCAAGTTCGGCTATGACGTGCTCGCCCGGCATGTGGATTTGCATCTCAAACACTTCCGGCGGAGCCAACTCGTCATTTCGGACGACTACGTCGCTAGCCTCGAGTCCCCGGATGACCGGCGCCGCTTTCATGAGAAGATTCTGCGGTCCGGCATCAGCTATCGCGATGACAGCATTCTGGTGGAGGGGTACGTCTGGAGCCTGATGACGAACTACACGGTTCGGATGCCGCATCTGTTTGCGGACGTCGCTCCGCATCGTCCCACGGTGCTGGAGTTGGAGCACTACGGGCATGTGAAACGCGTCGGCAACTGGATTCCGCGGCCCGGTTCGCCGCTGGGCGAGCGGGGCGGAGGTCTGACCGGTGCGGACGTGCTGCGACGCGCGCTGGAACTTCTGCGCGCCACATGGATCGGATATCACGGCTACGCGCGCGAGTGGCTCGCCGACAATCCCGCGCTGACGGTCGAGCTGCTCAACCGGTGCGGTTATTGGTATTTTCCATCCCACGTTGAAGTCGCCGAACCGCTGCGCCCCGGCGGTACCAACCGCGTGGCGATGACCTGGTTCAACCGCGGCGTTGCGCGCGCGTATCGGGAGTACGAACTGTGCTTCCGTCTACAGGGCTCGGCGACATGCACCACCACGGTGGCCGCCGGCAACAGCCGGTGGCTGCCGAATGGTCCAGCGGACGGCTGGCCGGAACAATACGCGCTGGTGTTGCCGGCGGATCTGCCGGCGGGCCGATATGAGCTGCAGTTCAAACTGCATGCGCCGGTGGCCTCGCGGGATGTGGTGCTCCCCCTGCGTCCGGCCCGACATCGGCCAGGCGGTTTCTACGCGATCGGCGAGATCGAGGTGGGCCGCTGA
- a CDS encoding sulfatase — MNLSRRWIWPALPLLAAAAAAVSGAPNIVVVLVDDLGWADLGCYGSTFYSTPHIDRLAGSGVRFTQAYAAAPVCSPTRAALLTGRHPVRVDITDWIPGMHPRDPATARFRKIEDRSELALEEVTLAELLRERGYQTWHVGKWHLGADGFLPTDQGFEVNIGGHNFGQPPRGYFSPYHLPGLPDGPDGEYLGERLAAEAVRLIEQRDPARPFFLHYADYNVHTPLHANPRRIEAARRRARALPPAPAPIPERAVRSRARQDHPEYSSMVAAVDDAVGRLLDRLETLGLTTNTVVVFTSDNGGLCTSRSPGPTCNLPLRAGKGWLYEGGIRVPLIIRAPAVTVPGLVCDLPTITMDLAPTLLELAGVPPRPDLHLDGISLVPVLRGPAPATPRQLVWHYPHYHGSGWTPGAAIRLGDWKLIEFYEEDRAELYNLRDDPGERRDRAAEEPGRVAELRRRLADWQRQTGARMPEPNPQWTPASARRAATEETRE, encoded by the coding sequence ATGAACCTGTCTCGCCGTTGGATCTGGCCAGCGTTGCCGCTGCTGGCCGCGGCTGCGGCCGCCGTGAGTGGCGCGCCGAACATCGTCGTCGTTCTGGTGGATGACCTCGGGTGGGCAGACCTCGGCTGCTATGGCAGCACCTTTTATTCTACGCCCCACATTGACCGGCTGGCCGGGTCCGGCGTGAGATTCACGCAGGCCTACGCGGCGGCGCCCGTCTGCTCGCCGACGCGCGCCGCGCTGCTGACCGGCCGTCACCCGGTGCGGGTGGACATTACCGATTGGATTCCCGGCATGCATCCCCGCGACCCGGCCACCGCGCGCTTTCGAAAGATCGAGGACCGTTCGGAGCTGGCGCTCGAGGAGGTCACCCTAGCGGAGCTGCTGCGCGAGCGTGGCTACCAAACCTGGCACGTGGGCAAGTGGCATCTGGGCGCTGACGGCTTTCTGCCCACGGACCAGGGGTTCGAAGTGAACATTGGCGGGCACAACTTCGGGCAGCCTCCACGCGGGTACTTTTCGCCCTATCACCTTCCCGGCCTGCCGGATGGTCCGGACGGAGAGTACCTCGGCGAGCGTCTCGCCGCGGAGGCGGTGAGGCTGATCGAACAGCGGGATCCGGCGCGTCCGTTCTTTCTCCATTACGCGGACTACAACGTGCACACGCCGCTTCATGCGAATCCCCGTCGCATCGAGGCCGCGCGCAGGAGGGCCCGCGCGCTGCCGCCTGCGCCAGCCCCGATCCCCGAACGCGCTGTCCGCTCTCGGGCGCGGCAGGATCATCCCGAGTATTCGAGCATGGTCGCCGCGGTAGATGATGCGGTGGGCCGGCTGCTGGACCGACTGGAAACACTCGGGCTGACCACGAACACCGTCGTCGTGTTCACCTCGGACAATGGCGGGCTGTGCACCTCCCGCTCGCCCGGCCCCACCTGCAACCTGCCGCTGCGCGCCGGCAAGGGGTGGCTGTACGAGGGGGGCATTCGCGTGCCGCTGATCATCCGCGCGCCCGCGGTGACGGTGCCGGGGCTGGTCTGCGATTTGCCCACGATCACGATGGACCTTGCGCCGACGTTGCTGGAGCTGGCCGGCGTGCCGCCGCGGCCGGATCTGCACCTCGACGGCATCAGCTTGGTGCCCGTCCTCCGTGGACCGGCGCCGGCGACCCCGCGGCAGCTCGTCTGGCACTACCCACACTACCACGGCTCCGGATGGACGCCCGGCGCGGCGATCCGCCTTGGCGACTGGAAACTCATCGAGTTCTACGAGGAGGACCGCGCGGAGCTCTACAATCTGCGAGACGATCCGGGCGAGCGCCGCGATCGGGCCGCCGAAGAACCCGGCCGCGTGGCCGAGCTGCGTCGCCGGCTTGCCGACTGGCAGCGGCAGACCGGCGCACGCATGCCCGAACCCAATCCGCAATGGACGCCGGCTTCTGCCCGGCGTGCCGCCACAGAGGAGACTCGCGAATGA
- a CDS encoding arylsulfatase, with amino-acid sequence MIRRVLGCATAALAVAVGVHGAPEQQRPNILLIYADDLGYGDVGCYGARTIPTPALDRLAHEGTRFRSAYAAAATCTPSRYAMLTGEYAWRRRGTDILPGDAALIIEPGRTTLASILREVGYRTAVVGKWHLGLGAGNLDWNGPIRPGPLELGFEYAFLLPATGDRVPCVYVENDRVVGLDPADPIEVSYGRPLPGVLTGRARPDLVRMHPSHGHDQTIVRGIPRIGYMRGGQAALWRDEEIADEFVRRASAFIERAATGPWFLLLSLHDPHVPRVPHPRWVGRTPHGPRGDAIAQADGTVGAILELLDRLGLATQTLVVVTSDNGPVVDDGYQDEAVERLGDHRPAGPLRGGKYSKFEGGTRVPWIVRWPGRVPAGAVSDAIVCQIDLLASFAALVGRPLTAADSPDGLPLLEAMLGRSATGRTDIVLQGTGGLALRRGRWKYIPPAQGPVRNANTGIELGNSPEPQLYDLASDVGETNNLASLHPELVAELQTALDAIRAAGCSRPGAVPSAPACRQEGGVARPERTGSGARRNGV; translated from the coding sequence ATGATCCGTCGTGTTTTGGGTTGCGCGACGGCCGCGCTGGCGGTCGCGGTGGGGGTGCACGGTGCGCCAGAGCAACAACGCCCCAACATCCTGCTGATCTATGCGGATGACCTCGGCTATGGCGACGTCGGCTGTTATGGTGCGCGCACCATCCCCACGCCGGCGCTCGACCGGCTCGCGCACGAGGGAACCCGATTCCGCAGCGCCTATGCGGCGGCGGCGACCTGTACGCCCTCGCGTTACGCGATGCTCACCGGCGAGTACGCGTGGCGCCGACGCGGCACCGACATCCTGCCCGGCGACGCGGCGCTGATCATTGAGCCCGGCCGTACCACGCTGGCCTCGATCCTGCGCGAGGTGGGCTACCGCACCGCGGTGGTGGGCAAGTGGCATCTCGGTTTGGGCGCGGGCAATCTCGACTGGAACGGACCCATCCGGCCGGGTCCGCTCGAGCTGGGGTTCGAATACGCGTTCCTGCTGCCGGCCACCGGCGACCGGGTGCCCTGCGTGTATGTCGAAAACGACCGGGTGGTGGGACTCGATCCGGCCGACCCGATCGAGGTGAGCTACGGCCGACCCCTTCCCGGCGTGCTGACCGGCCGGGCGCGCCCCGACCTGGTGCGCATGCATCCCAGCCACGGACACGATCAGACGATCGTTCGGGGCATCCCCCGGATCGGCTACATGCGGGGCGGACAAGCCGCACTCTGGCGCGACGAGGAGATCGCCGATGAGTTCGTCCGCCGGGCGTCCGCGTTCATTGAGCGGGCAGCCACGGGTCCGTGGTTTCTGTTGCTGTCGCTCCACGACCCGCACGTGCCGCGGGTTCCACACCCACGATGGGTCGGCCGCACGCCCCACGGCCCGCGCGGCGATGCGATCGCGCAGGCCGATGGCACGGTCGGCGCGATCCTCGAACTGCTCGACCGGCTCGGGCTCGCGACGCAGACGCTTGTGGTGGTGACCAGCGACAACGGCCCGGTGGTGGACGATGGGTATCAGGACGAAGCGGTCGAGCGGCTCGGCGACCACCGACCCGCCGGCCCACTGCGCGGGGGCAAGTACAGCAAGTTTGAGGGGGGCACGCGCGTGCCTTGGATCGTCCGCTGGCCCGGCCGCGTGCCGGCCGGCGCTGTCAGCGATGCGATCGTCTGCCAGATCGATCTGCTTGCAAGCTTTGCGGCACTGGTGGGCCGACCGCTGACGGCGGCCGACTCGCCCGATGGTCTCCCACTCCTGGAGGCGATGCTCGGGCGCTCCGCGACGGGCCGCACCGACATCGTCCTGCAGGGGACGGGCGGACTTGCGCTGCGTCGCGGCCGCTGGAAATACATTCCCCCCGCTCAGGGACCGGTCCGGAACGCGAACACCGGTATCGAGCTCGGGAATTCGCCCGAACCGCAGCTCTACGATTTGGCGTCGGATGTCGGTGAAACGAACAACCTTGCGAGCCTCCACCCGGAACTTGTTGCGGAGCTGCAGACCGCGCTCGATGCGATCCGTGCGGCCGGCTGTTCACGACCCGGTGCCGTCCCCTCCGCACCCGCCTGCCGGCAAGAGGGTGGTGTGGCGCGCCCAGAGCGGACCGGCTCCGGCGCGCGGAGGAACGGAGTATGA
- the rlmN gene encoding 23S rRNA (adenine(2503)-C(2))-methyltransferase RlmN — translation MRFEMVNPDPCSESRTSARLSDAGVDSLRPPVLLGATLEELRAVARELNLPPYAAGQLAGWLYRRHAGSFDEMTDLPLRARRQLAERFTLGAYPPREVWISADGTRKYLFAAGEDRCVETAWIPDGARSTLCVSTQAGCRMRCRFCLTGRQPFAGNLRPADILNQYRSLPERERVTNLVVMGMGEPLDNWSAVRRALDVWTAPWGYALSPRRITVSTVGLLPALLELLHHTQVHVAISLHSPFEEERATWMPCERAHPIREVLRALREADFQGQRRLMFEYIVFTGLNDTPRHVRELARLLAGLRCRINLMRHHVAPSSGLPPTDEAALFRFRDALEHKGFIVTIRRSRGQDIAAACGQLSTARYRRSAAEAQRPPRCAGAPGSA, via the coding sequence GTGAGGTTCGAAATGGTGAACCCTGATCCCTGTTCGGAATCTCGGACCTCGGCTCGCCTCTCGGACGCCGGCGTCGACTCACTCCGGCCACCGGTGTTGCTCGGCGCCACGCTCGAAGAGTTGCGCGCCGTTGCCCGCGAACTCAATCTGCCTCCCTACGCCGCCGGCCAGCTGGCGGGCTGGCTCTACCGCCGCCACGCCGGCTCGTTCGACGAGATGACGGATCTGCCATTGCGCGCGCGGCGCCAGCTCGCAGAACGCTTCACACTGGGCGCATACCCCCCCCGCGAAGTCTGGATCTCCGCGGACGGCACGCGGAAGTATTTGTTTGCGGCCGGCGAGGATCGCTGCGTCGAAACCGCCTGGATTCCCGACGGCGCTCGCTCGACGCTGTGCGTGTCCACCCAGGCGGGATGTCGCATGCGATGCCGCTTCTGTCTCACCGGCCGCCAACCGTTCGCCGGCAATCTCCGGCCGGCGGATATCCTCAACCAGTACCGCTCGCTGCCGGAACGCGAACGTGTCACCAATCTGGTCGTGATGGGCATGGGCGAACCGCTGGACAACTGGAGCGCAGTGCGGCGCGCGCTGGATGTCTGGACGGCGCCATGGGGCTATGCGCTCAGCCCGCGCCGCATCACCGTGTCCACCGTCGGCTTGCTGCCCGCGCTCCTCGAACTGCTGCACCACACCCAAGTGCACGTCGCGATCAGCCTGCACTCGCCATTCGAAGAGGAGCGGGCCACGTGGATGCCGTGCGAGCGCGCGCATCCGATTCGCGAAGTGCTGCGGGCGCTGCGCGAGGCCGATTTCCAGGGCCAGCGCCGATTGATGTTCGAGTACATCGTGTTCACAGGTCTCAACGACACGCCCCGCCACGTCCGCGAGCTCGCGCGGCTGCTCGCCGGCCTGCGGTGCCGGATCAATCTGATGCGGCATCACGTGGCCCCCAGCAGCGGCTTGCCGCCGACCGACGAGGCGGCGCTCTTCCGGTTTCGCGATGCGCTCGAGCACAAGGGATTCATCGTAACGATCCGCCGCTCGCGCGGTCAGGACATCGCCGCCGCCTGCGGGCAGCTGTCCACCGCCCGTTACCGCCGTTCCGCCGCCGAGGCACAACGTCCGCCCCGCTGCGCCGGCGCGCCGGGATCCGCATGA
- a CDS encoding ThuA domain-containing protein, which produces MNAITTRIQNLIFAMSLAVLTAPAAEPPRVLIYTRNGKGYVHGNITSCVEALTTVCRDAGLATDVTDDWSIFAPGRLDRYRAIVFANTNNEAFENDAQREVFRAFIRAGGGFVGIHSATGSERQWRWYWALIGGTFAWHHPLQTFRVRVVDRAHPATSFLPDPWEWKDEFYYVNERNPNVRVLLAGEQASLAKPGKVPDRVTDRPEPYPLAWCHEFEGGRSFYTALGHLNEHYADPLFRRHLLEAIRWAARLER; this is translated from the coding sequence ATGAACGCGATCACCACCCGCATCCAAAATCTGATCTTTGCGATGTCGCTGGCGGTGCTCACCGCCCCCGCCGCGGAGCCGCCGCGCGTGCTGATCTACACCCGCAACGGCAAGGGGTACGTGCACGGCAACATCACCTCCTGCGTGGAGGCGCTGACAACGGTATGCCGCGACGCCGGCCTCGCGACCGATGTCACCGACGACTGGTCCATCTTCGCGCCGGGCCGCCTCGACCGCTACCGCGCGATCGTGTTCGCAAACACGAACAACGAGGCGTTTGAAAACGACGCCCAGCGCGAAGTCTTTCGCGCCTTCATCCGGGCCGGCGGCGGTTTTGTCGGCATCCACTCCGCGACCGGCTCCGAGCGGCAGTGGCGCTGGTACTGGGCGCTCATCGGCGGGACGTTCGCGTGGCACCATCCACTGCAGACGTTTCGCGTGCGCGTCGTGGACCGCGCGCATCCCGCCACCTCGTTCCTCCCAGACCCCTGGGAGTGGAAGGACGAATTCTACTACGTGAACGAGCGCAACCCGAACGTGCGCGTGCTGCTGGCCGGCGAACAGGCGAGCCTCGCAAAACCGGGCAAGGTGCCGGACCGGGTCACCGACCGCCCCGAACCCTATCCGCTGGCGTGGTGCCATGAGTTCGAGGGCGGACGCAGCTTCTACACCGCGCTCGGCCACCTGAACGAACACTACGCCGACCCCTTGTTCCGCCGCCATCTGCTCGAAGCGATTCGCTGGGCCGCTCGCCTCGAGCGCTGA
- a CDS encoding protein kinase, with protein MQISFRCSACQCKMAIDASAAGQQVQCPQCGTDVVVPQARLGPGVTIGGFRIERLLGTGGMGEVYLARQLSMDRPVALKILAAHARSPEDKERFVQEVKTLARLEHPNIVTAHEAGEDGGYLYLAMSYVNGEALDRRLATQGRIPEREALRIVRKIARALEYAWTEHRLLHRDIKPGNILMDAHGEPKLADLGLAQSVQAAEGRTDRPRVAGTPNYMSPEQAEGRDDLDCRSDIYALGATLYHMLTGQLPYAADTPEETLRRKFEEPLPDPRSFQPQISPATVALLSGMLAHDRAERYSTWKELITDLDRVLAGKPPLHGSLPGEPTNRVRVTAAELQAIREGGSTPRSRPVDVLIRLGVTLAAIVVVAVVARLVLRQAGSGADQRPGAPAVTSAPPDPAHARLSRLESDYLALLQFQKDHGSELREVIRRWTEFERESQGTEFARLARQQLESARRRLQAEVQAAFQALQREVEPLVASNQFAEARRRLDEYDGPWKAETAEMRAAESARLRAMEEQAALERERTMREALERGRAEAVRLLVRLKPSEAIAAWDQAVRQAGADASSEPLATFRNLLLAAQRSRELVLEAVRADVGRTVELQLTGGTEAWEILGVNGNAIQARRKVGGGYAERTIQYAELSPAERFRRLERVPAPANRVLQALLLIEGGNLPAARRHLEAAASDPFVALMLRALEEEAQAAAETAAQRALAALWRRLGVPEGASAAEAAAKIRRTGYPANDLPAIRAAVAEFRRTHGSTRCAAEAEEALASAERVHTQPREVDPAVLERARDGLRRANPALTTPPDALLRSTPSGLELNVDAAAAEQLVTLAPLASLPVVRIVLTAPPWRDLALLRGLPAEELEIRGGRLESYDVLRQLPLRRLALVRCRLDNLAMLAGLGLESLDVSENRLSTIATLTGMPLRRLNISQNAQITTVRHLTGMPLEELRMDGCSRVDDLRPLRGLPLKTLSMEGTAVADLSPLADLPLEVLNVSGCTQVRDWSPIRALKLVELRLNGVGLTDVSFLAGLPLRRLQISDNRELTSLEPLRGMRLESLHAARTQVADLSPLVGMPLEHLVLSHCPLTDLTPLADLPLKYLDLAGCARVRHLSALMRLTKLTTLVIAADTPRWRALVADIKSLKYVGTSPDTLMSVAEFDAAPPPEGAPSPPGPPPVRRP; from the coding sequence ATGCAAATCAGTTTCCGATGTTCGGCCTGCCAGTGCAAGATGGCGATTGACGCCTCTGCAGCGGGCCAGCAGGTGCAGTGCCCGCAGTGCGGCACCGACGTGGTGGTGCCGCAGGCGCGCCTGGGACCGGGGGTGACGATTGGCGGTTTCCGCATCGAACGGTTGCTGGGCACCGGCGGGATGGGGGAGGTGTACCTGGCCCGGCAGCTGTCCATGGACCGCCCGGTCGCGCTGAAGATTCTGGCCGCGCACGCGCGCAGTCCGGAGGACAAGGAGCGGTTCGTCCAGGAAGTCAAGACGCTGGCGCGGCTGGAGCATCCGAACATTGTCACCGCGCACGAGGCGGGCGAGGACGGCGGCTATCTCTACCTCGCGATGAGCTATGTGAACGGCGAGGCGCTGGACCGCCGGCTCGCGACGCAGGGGCGTATTCCGGAGCGTGAGGCGCTGCGCATCGTCCGCAAGATCGCGCGCGCGCTCGAGTACGCATGGACCGAGCATCGTCTGCTGCATCGTGACATCAAGCCGGGCAACATCCTGATGGACGCGCACGGCGAGCCGAAACTCGCCGATCTGGGTCTGGCGCAGTCTGTGCAGGCGGCGGAGGGCCGCACCGATCGGCCGCGGGTTGCGGGCACGCCCAACTACATGAGCCCGGAACAGGCCGAGGGCCGGGACGATCTCGACTGCCGATCGGACATCTACGCGCTCGGTGCCACGCTCTACCACATGCTCACCGGCCAGCTTCCCTATGCGGCGGACACGCCGGAGGAGACGCTGCGGCGCAAGTTCGAGGAGCCGCTGCCCGATCCCCGAAGTTTTCAGCCCCAGATATCGCCGGCGACGGTGGCGCTGCTCTCCGGCATGCTCGCGCACGATCGCGCGGAGCGGTATTCGACCTGGAAGGAGCTCATCACCGATCTGGACCGTGTGCTGGCGGGCAAACCCCCCCTGCACGGCTCGCTGCCGGGAGAACCGACCAACCGGGTGCGCGTGACCGCCGCGGAGCTGCAGGCGATCCGGGAGGGAGGCAGCACCCCGCGGTCGCGGCCGGTGGACGTCTTGATCCGGCTGGGGGTGACGCTGGCCGCGATCGTGGTGGTGGCGGTGGTGGCGCGGCTCGTGTTGCGGCAGGCGGGTTCCGGCGCCGATCAGCGGCCCGGCGCACCGGCGGTCACCAGCGCACCTCCGGATCCCGCGCACGCGCGTCTGAGCCGGCTGGAATCAGACTACCTCGCACTGTTGCAGTTTCAGAAAGACCATGGATCGGAGCTCCGCGAGGTGATCCGCCGGTGGACCGAGTTCGAACGCGAGAGTCAGGGGACGGAGTTCGCACGCCTCGCCCGGCAGCAGCTCGAATCGGCGCGCCGGCGCCTGCAGGCGGAGGTCCAAGCGGCGTTTCAGGCACTACAGCGCGAGGTGGAACCGCTGGTCGCCTCCAATCAGTTCGCGGAGGCGCGGCGCCGCTTGGACGAATATGACGGCCCCTGGAAGGCCGAAACCGCGGAGATGCGCGCTGCCGAGTCAGCGCGGCTGCGGGCGATGGAGGAGCAGGCGGCGCTCGAACGGGAACGCACGATGCGCGAGGCGCTCGAGCGGGGCCGTGCGGAGGCGGTCCGTCTGCTGGTCCGTTTGAAACCCTCAGAGGCGATCGCCGCGTGGGATCAGGCCGTGCGGCAGGCGGGCGCGGACGCCTCCTCCGAGCCGTTGGCCACGTTCCGCAACCTGTTGCTGGCCGCGCAGCGCAGCCGCGAGCTGGTGCTGGAGGCGGTGCGCGCGGACGTCGGCCGGACAGTCGAGCTGCAGCTCACCGGCGGCACGGAAGCGTGGGAGATCCTCGGCGTCAATGGCAATGCGATCCAGGCGCGCCGGAAGGTGGGCGGTGGCTACGCGGAACGGACAATCCAGTATGCGGAGCTTTCGCCCGCGGAACGGTTTCGGCGGCTCGAACGCGTGCCGGCTCCGGCAAACCGCGTGTTGCAAGCGTTGTTGTTGATCGAGGGAGGGAACCTTCCGGCGGCACGGCGGCACCTGGAGGCGGCCGCAAGCGATCCGTTTGTGGCGCTGATGTTGCGTGCGCTGGAGGAAGAGGCGCAGGCGGCCGCGGAGACGGCCGCACAGCGGGCGCTGGCGGCGCTGTGGCGGCGGCTCGGCGTGCCGGAGGGCGCTTCCGCCGCGGAAGCGGCGGCGAAAATCCGCCGCACAGGTTACCCGGCGAACGACCTGCCAGCCATTCGCGCGGCGGTCGCAGAGTTCCGACGCACCCATGGCTCCACCCGGTGCGCCGCGGAGGCGGAGGAGGCGCTCGCGTCGGCGGAACGGGTGCACACGCAGCCGCGCGAAGTGGACCCGGCGGTGCTGGAGCGTGCGCGCGACGGTCTGCGCCGCGCGAACCCCGCGCTGACCACCCCACCGGACGCGCTGCTGCGCAGCACGCCCAGCGGACTGGAGCTGAACGTGGACGCCGCCGCTGCGGAACAACTGGTCACGCTGGCGCCACTGGCCAGTCTGCCGGTTGTCCGCATCGTGCTCACTGCCCCTCCCTGGCGGGACCTCGCACTGCTGCGCGGTCTGCCCGCCGAAGAGTTGGAGATTCGCGGCGGACGGTTGGAAAGCTACGACGTGCTTCGCCAGCTGCCGCTGCGGCGTCTGGCGCTGGTTCGCTGCCGGCTGGACAACCTCGCAATGCTGGCCGGTCTGGGGCTGGAGTCGCTGGACGTTTCCGAAAACCGCCTCTCCACGATCGCGACGCTCACCGGCATGCCGTTGCGACGTTTGAACATCAGCCAGAATGCGCAGATCACCACCGTGCGCCATCTCACCGGCATGCCGCTGGAAGAGCTGCGCATGGACGGTTGCAGCCGCGTGGACGATCTGCGGCCGTTGCGCGGTCTTCCGCTGAAGACACTCTCGATGGAGGGTACCGCGGTCGCGGACCTCTCGCCGTTGGCGGACCTTCCGCTGGAGGTGCTCAATGTGAGCGGCTGCACGCAGGTGCGCGACTGGTCTCCCATACGGGCGCTCAAACTCGTCGAGCTGCGCCTGAACGGCGTCGGGCTTACCGATGTGTCGTTTCTTGCGGGCTTGCCGCTGCGCCGGCTGCAAATCAGCGACAACCGGGAGCTGACCAGCCTGGAACCGCTGCGAGGGATGCGGCTGGAATCGCTGCATGCGGCCCGCACGCAGGTGGCCGATCTCTCGCCACTGGTGGGCATGCCGCTGGAGCACCTCGTGCTTTCGCACTGCCCGCTCACGGACCTCACGCCGCTGGCGGATCTGCCGCTCAAATACCTCGATCTTGCGGGCTGTGCGCGGGTTCGCCACTTGTCGGCACTCATGCGTCTCACGAAGCTCACGACGCTGGTGATTGCGGCCGACACGCCGCGGTGGCGCGCGCTGGTCGCCGATATCAAATCGCTGAAGTATGTCGGTACTTCGCCGGACACGCTGATGAGTGTGGCGGAGTTCGACGCCGCTCCGCCTCCGGAAGGCGCACCATCGCCGCCGGGGCCGCCTCCGGTCCGGCGGCCATAG